The following proteins are encoded in a genomic region of Clarias gariepinus isolate MV-2021 ecotype Netherlands chromosome 12, CGAR_prim_01v2, whole genome shotgun sequence:
- the klhdc10 gene encoding kelch domain-containing protein 10 isoform X1, whose translation MSAAEDAQSPEQLNKFEKLSGSPPLRVAGSKKKVRWLQARRILAQPCSSLRIPNRFLREGHRAPPARSGHRCVADNTNLYVFGGYNPDFDESGGSENEDYPLFRELWRYHFATGTWQQIQTKGYMPTELASMSAVLHGNNLLVFGGTGIPFGENNGNDVHVCNVKYKRWSLLNCQGKKPNRIYGQAMAIINGFLYVFGGTTGYIYSKDLHRLDLTTREWMHLNPYNPPDELPEERYRHEIAHDAVRIYILGGGTSWTSYPLDKIHAYNLETNWWEEIKTKPHERIGYPAPRRCHSCVQIKNDVFICGGYNGELILDDLWKINLQTFQWTRLPVVMPEPAYFHCAAVTPAGCMYIHGGVVNIHENRRTGSLFKIWLVVPSLLELCWEKLLKSFPHLAQLSTLQLLNLGLTQELIERLK comes from the exons ATGTCGGCCGCAGAGGATGCACAGAGCCCGGAGCAGCTGAATAAATTTGAGAAACTGTCAGGGAGCCCTCCTCTTCGAGTGGCAG GCTCTAAGAAGAAAGTTCGCTGGCTTCAGGCTCGACGAATCCTCGCTCAACCTTGCTCCAGCCTGCGGATCCCTAACAGGTTTTTAAGAGAAG GTCATAGAGCCCCGCCGGCACGGAGCGGACACCGCTGCGTCGCCGACAACACCAATTTATACGTCTTCGGCGGCTACAACCCGGACTTTGATGAGTCGGGCGGATCGGAGAACGAGGATTACCCTCTGTTCAGGGAGCTCTGGAGGTATCACTTCGCGACAGGGACGTGGCAGCAGATCCAAACAAAGGGCTACATGCCTACAGAGTTGGCCTCCATGTCAG ctGTTTTGCACGGTAACAACCTGCTCGTGTTTGGCGGTACCGGAATCCCGTTTGGAGAGAACAATGGGAACGACGTCCACGTCTGCAACGTTAAATACAAACGGTGGTCTCTGCTCAATTGCCAAGGGAAGAAACCCAACCGAATATACGGACAG GCAATGGCCATCATAAATGGCTTCCTGTATGTGTTTGGAGGGACGACGGgttacatttacagcaaagaCCTGCACAGACTGGACCTCACCACACGCGAGTGGATGCACCTCAATCCATACAACCCTCCGGACGAACTGCCCGAGGAACG ATACAGACATGAAATAGCACATGATGCAGTGAGAATTTACATCCTAGGAGGAGGAACCTCTTGGACATCGTACCCGTTAGACAAG ATTCATGCGTACAATCTTGAAACAAATTGGTGGGAGGAGATCAAAACGAAGCCTCATGAAAGAATAG GGTACCCAGCGCCTAGGAGATGTCATAGTTGTGTCCAGATAAAAAATG ATGTATTTATTTGCGGGGGTTATAATGGCGAGTTGATCCTGGACGATTTGTGGAAGATCAACCTGCAGACGTTCCAGTGGACTAGGCTACCTGTAGTGATGCCCGAGCCGGCTTATTTCCACTGTGCTGCTGTCACACCG GCTGGCTGTATGTATATTCACGGAGGCGTGGTGAATATCCACGAGAACAGGAGGACCGGCTCTCTGTTTAAGATCTGGCTGGTGGTGCCGAGCCTGCTGGAGCTCTGCTGGGAAAAACTGCTGAAATCCTTCCCTCATCTGGCTCAGCTCTCAACCCTGCAGCTACTCAACCTGGGCCTCACACAGGAACTCATCGAACGCTTAAAATGA
- the klhdc10 gene encoding kelch domain-containing protein 10 isoform X2, producing MSAAEDAQSPEQLNKFEKLSGSPPLRVAGHRAPPARSGHRCVADNTNLYVFGGYNPDFDESGGSENEDYPLFRELWRYHFATGTWQQIQTKGYMPTELASMSAVLHGNNLLVFGGTGIPFGENNGNDVHVCNVKYKRWSLLNCQGKKPNRIYGQAMAIINGFLYVFGGTTGYIYSKDLHRLDLTTREWMHLNPYNPPDELPEERYRHEIAHDAVRIYILGGGTSWTSYPLDKIHAYNLETNWWEEIKTKPHERIGYPAPRRCHSCVQIKNDVFICGGYNGELILDDLWKINLQTFQWTRLPVVMPEPAYFHCAAVTPAGCMYIHGGVVNIHENRRTGSLFKIWLVVPSLLELCWEKLLKSFPHLAQLSTLQLLNLGLTQELIERLK from the exons ATGTCGGCCGCAGAGGATGCACAGAGCCCGGAGCAGCTGAATAAATTTGAGAAACTGTCAGGGAGCCCTCCTCTTCGAGTGGCAG GTCATAGAGCCCCGCCGGCACGGAGCGGACACCGCTGCGTCGCCGACAACACCAATTTATACGTCTTCGGCGGCTACAACCCGGACTTTGATGAGTCGGGCGGATCGGAGAACGAGGATTACCCTCTGTTCAGGGAGCTCTGGAGGTATCACTTCGCGACAGGGACGTGGCAGCAGATCCAAACAAAGGGCTACATGCCTACAGAGTTGGCCTCCATGTCAG ctGTTTTGCACGGTAACAACCTGCTCGTGTTTGGCGGTACCGGAATCCCGTTTGGAGAGAACAATGGGAACGACGTCCACGTCTGCAACGTTAAATACAAACGGTGGTCTCTGCTCAATTGCCAAGGGAAGAAACCCAACCGAATATACGGACAG GCAATGGCCATCATAAATGGCTTCCTGTATGTGTTTGGAGGGACGACGGgttacatttacagcaaagaCCTGCACAGACTGGACCTCACCACACGCGAGTGGATGCACCTCAATCCATACAACCCTCCGGACGAACTGCCCGAGGAACG ATACAGACATGAAATAGCACATGATGCAGTGAGAATTTACATCCTAGGAGGAGGAACCTCTTGGACATCGTACCCGTTAGACAAG ATTCATGCGTACAATCTTGAAACAAATTGGTGGGAGGAGATCAAAACGAAGCCTCATGAAAGAATAG GGTACCCAGCGCCTAGGAGATGTCATAGTTGTGTCCAGATAAAAAATG ATGTATTTATTTGCGGGGGTTATAATGGCGAGTTGATCCTGGACGATTTGTGGAAGATCAACCTGCAGACGTTCCAGTGGACTAGGCTACCTGTAGTGATGCCCGAGCCGGCTTATTTCCACTGTGCTGCTGTCACACCG GCTGGCTGTATGTATATTCACGGAGGCGTGGTGAATATCCACGAGAACAGGAGGACCGGCTCTCTGTTTAAGATCTGGCTGGTGGTGCCGAGCCTGCTGGAGCTCTGCTGGGAAAAACTGCTGAAATCCTTCCCTCATCTGGCTCAGCTCTCAACCCTGCAGCTACTCAACCTGGGCCTCACACAGGAACTCATCGAACGCTTAAAATGA